The proteins below come from a single Natrinema sp. SYSU A 869 genomic window:
- a CDS encoding ribonucleoside-diphosphate reductase, whose product MATEYTPTEMMDRESRSNRYYRNAVERHWDPGEIDLERDVENLLAHIDASDEYDRESWYGTLNGIAKFGAGEDAVTEDLAPLGAVLDDIDDQLFLTTQMYEEAKHADFFDRYWREVIWTVEDELGWDRSNPRHERWFNDPYIELFDRNRTAQFRLLEEDTPENRANAYCHYHLTVEGILAQTGYYGMQTSYGGEFEGLPHLPGLVQGFTKIRSDEGRHVGFGMNQLKKLIAEGVDPELIRETVEDLVPLVQGITEDNRYQPDDPEERVGLADGKLAEYAVEKHTDRMRQITDATADIPDVDELVALEGDD is encoded by the coding sequence ATGGCAACGGAGTACACGCCGACTGAGATGATGGATCGGGAGTCCAGATCGAACCGCTACTACCGCAACGCGGTCGAGCGCCACTGGGATCCCGGCGAGATCGACCTCGAGAGAGACGTCGAGAACCTGCTGGCACATATCGATGCGTCAGACGAATACGACCGAGAATCCTGGTACGGAACGCTCAACGGCATCGCGAAGTTCGGAGCGGGCGAGGACGCGGTCACCGAGGACCTCGCGCCGCTGGGGGCCGTCCTCGATGACATCGACGATCAGCTGTTTCTGACGACACAGATGTACGAGGAGGCCAAACACGCGGACTTCTTCGATCGCTACTGGCGGGAAGTCATCTGGACTGTCGAAGACGAACTGGGCTGGGACCGATCGAATCCCCGCCATGAGCGATGGTTCAACGACCCGTACATCGAACTGTTCGACCGCAACCGGACGGCGCAGTTCCGGCTGCTCGAGGAGGACACCCCCGAAAACCGGGCGAACGCCTACTGTCACTACCACCTCACGGTCGAGGGAATCCTCGCCCAGACGGGCTACTACGGGATGCAGACCTCCTACGGCGGCGAGTTCGAGGGGCTTCCGCATCTTCCGGGGCTTGTCCAGGGCTTTACGAAGATCCGCAGCGACGAGGGTCGCCACGTTGGCTTCGGGATGAACCAACTCAAGAAGCTCATCGCTGAGGGGGTCGATCCCGAACTCATCCGGGAGACGGTCGAGGACCTCGTCCCGCTCGTGCAGGGAATCACCGAGGACAACCGGTACCAGCCTGACGATCCCGAGGAGCGCGTCGGCTTAGCAGACGGGAAGCTGGCCGAATACGCAGTCGAGAAACATACCGACCGAATGCGACAGATCACGGACGCCACGGCGGACATTCCGGACGTCGATGAGTTGGTGGCGCTCGAGGGCGACGACTGA
- a CDS encoding CaiB/BaiF CoA-transferase family protein, giving the protein MQLDSVRILDLSRLLPGPYATQLLADAGADVVKVEDTDTGDYARHTPPMTERDVGALFDSVNRGKRSIALDLKSGAGRTAFYRLVEEADVVFEQFRPGVAERLEIDYETLTEYNEDLVYCSLSGYGQTGPDAERAGHDLNYIGVAGLLDMTRENESMAPQIPGYQIGDLGGGLFAAFSIVGGLLSRELGNGGEYVDVAMTDVVASFSQAISFEALTGDDPRPGETALTGKFPWYDVYETAGGRYVTLAALEPKFWTAFCEEVGREELLDAHGTDDPAELAAVREELEALFASRSRDAWLEDLSDETMVGPVCTPAETVEHPQLEARELIERPDDAPPRVGFPAMGTNAPESRDESVPEHGEHTDELLASVGYDESERDALRESGAVR; this is encoded by the coding sequence ATGCAGCTCGATTCGGTTCGAATACTCGATCTCTCGCGCCTGCTACCGGGGCCGTACGCGACGCAACTGCTCGCCGACGCAGGTGCCGACGTGGTGAAAGTGGAGGACACCGACACGGGCGATTACGCCCGCCACACGCCGCCGATGACCGAGCGCGACGTCGGCGCACTGTTCGACAGCGTCAATCGCGGCAAGCGGAGCATCGCGCTCGACCTGAAATCGGGGGCGGGGCGGACCGCCTTCTACCGACTTGTCGAAGAGGCAGACGTCGTCTTCGAGCAGTTTCGGCCCGGTGTCGCAGAGCGCCTCGAGATCGACTATGAGACGCTCACGGAATACAACGAGGACCTCGTCTACTGCTCGCTGTCGGGCTACGGCCAGACGGGCCCGGACGCCGAGCGCGCGGGTCACGACCTCAACTACATCGGTGTTGCGGGTCTGCTGGATATGACCCGCGAGAACGAGTCGATGGCCCCACAGATCCCGGGTTACCAGATCGGCGACCTCGGCGGCGGCCTGTTCGCCGCCTTCTCAATCGTCGGTGGCCTCCTGTCTCGCGAACTGGGCAACGGCGGCGAGTACGTCGACGTGGCCATGACCGATGTAGTCGCCTCCTTCTCGCAGGCGATTTCCTTCGAGGCGCTGACCGGCGACGATCCGCGACCGGGTGAGACGGCACTTACCGGAAAATTCCCCTGGTACGACGTCTACGAGACCGCCGGTGGGCGATACGTGACCCTCGCCGCACTCGAGCCGAAGTTCTGGACCGCCTTCTGCGAGGAGGTCGGCCGGGAGGAACTCCTCGACGCTCACGGCACCGACGACCCGGCCGAACTGGCGGCCGTCCGCGAGGAACTCGAGGCGCTGTTCGCGAGCCGCTCGAGAGATGCGTGGCTCGAGGACCTGAGCGACGAGACGATGGTCGGACCGGTGTGTACGCCGGCCGAGACCGTCGAACACCCACAGCTCGAGGCCCGCGAGTTGATCGAGCGGCCGGACGACGCGCCGCCGCGGGTCGGCTTCCCCGCGATGGGAACGAACGCCCCGGAGAGCCGCGACGAGTCGGTACCGGAGCACGGGGAGCATACCGACGAACTGCTCGCGTCGGTCGGGTACGACGAGAGCGAGCGGGACGCCCTCCGCGAGTCGGGGGCCGTCCGCTGA
- a CDS encoding long-chain fatty acid--CoA ligase: MGVELTLDKILERAVDLFPDRELVTKLPDGSTHRYTYADAYGRINQLAGALDDLGLEAGDRVGVVATNHYRHFELYFGPACSGRSIHMCNMRLPDHHFVHTVEDAEDRVIFVDPELIEKVEANADDLETVEQYVVLDDEVPETSLEPVTDYESLLSGQSTEYEWPDIDEDAEYGMCHTSGTTGLPKGVPYSHRAMYLHSIMCGHTDANGIGEDDVVLPVVPMFHANGWGTPYAATFVGAKQVFPSVQTDPESIARLIDEEDVTFSAAVPTIWLEMAEFLDENPEVDISNIDRLTVGGSAPPESLIRTYDEKYDAPIIQGWGMTETSPLGTLSTLRTEVADLPKDEQYEYRAKAGLPVPGMQTRIIDDDGEAVPADGETMGELQVRSPWVTDHYHNRPEENEQAFTEDGYLRTGDIATRDEVGYVDVVDRDKDVIKSGGEWISSVQLENELMAHEDVSEATVIAVEHERWQERPMAIAVPRDGAELTADDLEAHLGETFPSWWLPDVYEFIDEIPKTSTGKFDKKTLRDQFDVVLEAEDDESAPQQ; the protein is encoded by the coding sequence ATGGGTGTCGAGTTAACACTTGACAAGATACTCGAGCGGGCGGTCGACCTGTTCCCCGACCGGGAACTGGTGACGAAACTGCCCGACGGGAGCACGCACCGGTATACGTACGCTGACGCGTACGGACGGATCAACCAACTCGCGGGCGCGCTTGACGACCTCGGTCTCGAGGCCGGCGACCGGGTCGGCGTCGTCGCGACGAACCACTACCGCCACTTCGAACTCTACTTCGGCCCGGCGTGTTCGGGGCGGTCGATCCACATGTGCAACATGCGGCTGCCCGACCACCACTTCGTTCACACGGTCGAGGACGCCGAGGATCGGGTGATCTTCGTCGATCCAGAACTCATCGAGAAAGTCGAAGCTAACGCCGACGACCTCGAGACGGTCGAGCAGTACGTCGTCCTCGACGACGAGGTGCCCGAGACGAGTCTCGAGCCGGTGACGGACTACGAGTCGTTGCTCTCCGGCCAGTCGACCGAGTACGAGTGGCCAGACATCGACGAGGATGCGGAGTACGGCATGTGTCACACCTCGGGGACCACGGGGCTGCCGAAGGGTGTCCCCTACTCCCACCGGGCGATGTACCTCCATAGCATCATGTGCGGCCATACGGATGCCAATGGGATCGGCGAGGACGACGTCGTCCTGCCGGTGGTTCCGATGTTCCACGCCAACGGCTGGGGGACACCCTACGCCGCGACGTTCGTCGGCGCGAAACAAGTCTTCCCCTCGGTCCAAACCGATCCCGAATCGATCGCCCGCCTGATCGACGAGGAGGACGTGACGTTCTCAGCGGCGGTGCCGACCATCTGGCTCGAGATGGCCGAATTCTTAGACGAGAATCCCGAGGTCGATATCTCGAACATCGACCGGCTGACGGTCGGCGGCTCCGCGCCGCCCGAGTCGCTCATCCGGACGTACGACGAGAAGTACGACGCGCCGATCATTCAGGGGTGGGGGATGACCGAGACCTCACCGCTCGGTACGCTCAGCACACTCCGCACGGAGGTCGCCGACCTCCCGAAGGACGAGCAGTACGAGTACCGCGCGAAGGCCGGCCTTCCCGTCCCGGGGATGCAGACGCGGATCATCGACGACGACGGCGAGGCGGTGCCCGCCGACGGGGAGACGATGGGCGAGTTGCAGGTTCGCAGCCCCTGGGTAACCGACCACTATCACAACCGGCCCGAGGAGAACGAGCAGGCGTTCACCGAGGACGGCTACCTCCGGACCGGCGACATCGCTACCCGCGACGAGGTGGGCTACGTCGACGTCGTCGACCGCGATAAGGACGTGATCAAGTCCGGCGGCGAGTGGATCTCCTCGGTGCAACTCGAGAACGAACTCATGGCCCACGAGGACGTCAGCGAGGCGACGGTCATCGCGGTCGAGCACGAGCGCTGGCAGGAGCGACCCATGGCGATCGCGGTTCCGCGAGATGGGGCCGAACTCACCGCGGACGACCTCGAGGCCCACCTCGGCGAGACGTTCCCCTCGTGGTGGCTGCCCGACGTCTACGAGTTCATCGACGAGATTCCGAAGACATCCACCGGAAAGTTCGACAAGAAGACGCTCCGGGACCAGTTCGACGTGGTCCTCGAGGCCGAGGACGACGAATCGGCACCCCAGCAGTGA
- a CDS encoding Ig-like domain repeat protein has product MSDSHTSSVVFVTAIVVLASGGVGVITGTATASPVAGATDPVVETPQSHRLLQTDDETDDNVTRRHRDPRKYAEDSDLEALESRLMTRMIDDLEEGAITLEDGEYERAARSVDESYIDSLDRYAEIADETAGENYDELFELAGDNQKRIIEAAQRYNETRAEYERARAAGDEERARSLARELETIATSVNESSHELRANYDDLEAETDANLSESDAAIEAVNEDIQAEQATIRETEFVATDLTVDAGREEISFREPLTATGRLRTATGRPIGSETIRLEVGNGSVRTETAADGSFAFEYRPTAEPLSAEQLSIEYVPTNESIYLGSEVAVDVSIEQVEPTVSDLETTTEIAYGETATVGGDLHVDGTPVDGVPLAVTLGDERIGRTETANGSFETDVEVPASIPDGERELGVRLEYEDQALAATAATNDVTVRETEVDVTVSASRVGDTERTVAVDGTLETADGAAVAERPVRLDADGTTLKTVTTDDDGSFTATVEIPDEAARGDGEIVAAHDGSGSNLASDTATSTVAFSVDGRSWWGLPAWAWLGFGGGLIALLGAAAIAWWSRGRAPRSSPSAGDATTDAVTDPVSDRSGTEIAESVLEHGRDSLSHGRPDRAVELAYAAVRHALSDRIDVSASSSALTHWEFYRRWDEHRDDGPDSDGGRSDRALLRTVTERYERATFDIADVSSAEAERVLEAVGQLCDLDLDDDTD; this is encoded by the coding sequence GTGAGCGATTCGCATACGAGTAGCGTCGTCTTCGTCACCGCCATCGTCGTGCTCGCGAGCGGCGGTGTCGGTGTTATCACGGGCACCGCGACTGCGTCGCCCGTGGCAGGCGCGACTGATCCAGTGGTCGAGACGCCCCAGTCCCACCGTCTCCTCCAGACGGACGACGAGACTGACGACAACGTCACCCGTCGGCACAGGGACCCTCGCAAGTACGCCGAGGACAGTGACCTCGAGGCACTAGAAAGTCGGCTGATGACTCGAATGATTGATGACCTCGAGGAGGGTGCGATCACTCTCGAGGACGGGGAGTACGAGCGTGCGGCTCGATCCGTCGACGAGTCGTACATAGACTCCCTCGACCGGTACGCGGAGATCGCGGACGAAACGGCCGGCGAAAACTATGACGAGCTATTCGAGCTCGCGGGCGACAATCAGAAGCGGATCATCGAGGCGGCCCAGCGATACAACGAGACCAGAGCCGAGTACGAGCGAGCGCGGGCGGCCGGCGACGAGGAACGTGCGCGGTCTCTCGCTCGCGAGCTCGAGACCATCGCGACGTCGGTCAACGAGTCGAGCCACGAGCTCCGCGCGAACTACGACGACCTCGAGGCGGAAACCGACGCGAACCTCTCCGAGTCCGACGCGGCGATCGAGGCGGTAAACGAGGACATTCAGGCCGAACAGGCGACGATCCGTGAGACAGAGTTCGTGGCGACCGATCTCACCGTCGACGCCGGCCGCGAGGAAATCTCGTTTCGCGAGCCGCTGACTGCGACCGGGCGGCTGCGAACGGCGACCGGTCGGCCGATCGGGTCCGAGACGATCCGCCTCGAGGTCGGAAACGGATCCGTCCGGACCGAAACGGCTGCCGACGGTTCGTTCGCGTTCGAGTACCGACCGACGGCCGAACCGCTGTCAGCGGAGCAGCTCTCGATCGAGTACGTCCCGACCAACGAGTCGATCTACCTGGGCAGTGAGGTGGCCGTCGACGTCTCGATCGAGCAGGTCGAACCCACCGTCTCGGACCTCGAAACGACGACTGAGATCGCATACGGCGAGACCGCGACCGTCGGCGGGGATCTCCATGTCGACGGGACCCCCGTCGACGGCGTCCCGCTCGCGGTGACGCTCGGCGACGAGCGGATCGGGCGGACCGAGACCGCGAACGGATCGTTCGAGACGGACGTTGAGGTGCCCGCGTCGATCCCCGACGGCGAGCGCGAACTGGGGGTTCGACTCGAGTACGAGGATCAGGCGCTCGCCGCGACGGCGGCGACGAACGACGTGACGGTCCGCGAAACCGAGGTCGACGTTACCGTCTCCGCGAGTCGCGTCGGTGACACCGAGCGAACGGTCGCGGTCGACGGCACGCTCGAGACGGCCGACGGGGCGGCGGTCGCCGAACGGCCGGTCCGACTGGACGCGGATGGAACCACACTTAAGACGGTGACGACCGACGACGATGGTTCGTTCACTGCCACGGTCGAGATCCCCGATGAGGCCGCCCGCGGCGACGGAGAGATCGTCGCCGCGCACGACGGATCCGGATCAAATCTCGCGTCCGACACCGCGACGTCGACCGTGGCGTTCTCGGTCGACGGCCGCTCGTGGTGGGGGCTTCCCGCGTGGGCGTGGCTCGGATTCGGGGGCGGACTGATCGCCCTCCTTGGGGCCGCCGCAATCGCATGGTGGTCGCGTGGCAGAGCACCCCGCTCGAGTCCGTCGGCGGGAGATGCGACGACCGACGCGGTGACGGACCCGGTCTCCGATCGGTCCGGAACCGAGATCGCCGAATCGGTACTCGAACATGGACGCGACTCGCTCTCGCATGGCCGTCCCGACAGGGCGGTCGAACTGGCGTATGCGGCCGTTCGCCATGCACTATCGGATCGCATCGACGTGAGCGCCTCGAGTTCCGCCCTGACGCACTGGGAGTTTTATCGGCGCTGGGACGAGCACCGTGACGACGGCCCTGATAGCGACGGTGGCCGGTCGGATCGCGCACTCCTCCGGACCGTGACCGAACGCTACGAACGAGCGACGTTCGATATCGCGGATGTCTCGTCCGCGGAGGCCGAGCGCGTGCTCGAGGCCGTGGGGCAGTTATGCGATCTGGATTTAGATGACGATACCGACTGA
- a CDS encoding amidase: MVTHLTDTTAAGLARAIRDGEYTPTEVVDATLERIHERNDRTNAFITVTDDLAREMAEEAERAIADGEPLGPLHGVPVAIKDLDDVEGVRTTSGSLLFEDRIADSDSPFVARLKAAGAIVVGKTNTPEFGLGTTTDNRIVGPTGTPFNLDRVSGGSSGGAGAALADGLVPLAPGSDAGGSVRIPASFCGVYGLKPTQGVIPNVSRPNGFASHTPFSTVGPMARTVEDAALSLDVMAGTHPRDPFSVPKRSEYRAAIDRPIDELSIAYSPDMGTYPVDPDVREVLDDAVAAFERAGATVDAVDPALGHDNEEILDAYYAMATVRWQSLLDGLENEGFDPRGEDRDRLRPYLVDLIVDADEPTTREYKRADVVRTRVLDGLAELFAEYELLVTATVGTTPFPHGEEPEAIDGVEIEPLRGWVLTQPYNLTGHPAASIPAGSVDGLPVGMQIAGRRHADDEVIAASAALERQRPWRDEYPE, translated from the coding sequence ATGGTCACACACCTCACAGACACGACTGCCGCCGGGCTCGCGAGAGCGATTCGGGACGGCGAGTATACACCGACCGAGGTCGTCGACGCCACCCTCGAGCGCATCCACGAACGGAACGATCGGACGAACGCCTTCATCACCGTCACGGACGACCTGGCCCGCGAGATGGCCGAAGAGGCCGAACGAGCGATCGCGGACGGCGAGCCGCTCGGGCCGCTCCACGGCGTCCCCGTCGCGATCAAGGACCTCGACGACGTCGAAGGGGTCCGGACGACCTCCGGCTCCCTGCTCTTCGAGGACCGCATCGCCGACTCGGATTCGCCGTTCGTCGCTCGGTTGAAGGCGGCGGGCGCGATCGTCGTCGGGAAGACGAACACGCCCGAGTTCGGGCTCGGGACGACGACCGACAACCGTATCGTCGGGCCGACGGGAACGCCGTTCAACCTCGACCGCGTCTCAGGCGGCTCGTCCGGCGGGGCCGGCGCGGCGCTCGCCGACGGGCTCGTACCGCTCGCACCAGGCTCGGACGCGGGCGGCTCGGTCCGGATTCCGGCGAGTTTCTGCGGCGTATACGGACTCAAGCCCACGCAGGGAGTGATCCCGAACGTCAGCCGGCCGAACGGGTTTGCGAGCCACACACCGTTTTCCACTGTGGGACCGATGGCACGGACGGTCGAAGACGCGGCCCTCTCGCTGGACGTGATGGCGGGGACCCATCCGCGCGATCCCTTCTCGGTCCCGAAGCGGAGCGAGTACCGCGCCGCCATCGACCGTCCCATCGACGAGCTGTCGATCGCCTACAGCCCGGATATGGGTACCTATCCCGTCGATCCCGACGTGCGCGAGGTGCTCGACGACGCTGTCGCGGCGTTCGAGCGTGCCGGCGCGACCGTCGACGCGGTCGATCCGGCTCTAGGACACGATAACGAGGAGATACTGGATGCCTACTACGCGATGGCGACCGTCCGGTGGCAGTCGCTGCTGGACGGTCTCGAGAACGAGGGCTTCGACCCGCGAGGCGAGGATCGCGACCGCCTGCGGCCGTATCTCGTCGACCTTATCGTGGACGCCGACGAACCGACTACGCGGGAGTACAAGCGCGCGGACGTCGTTCGGACGCGGGTTCTCGACGGGTTGGCGGAGCTCTTCGCGGAGTACGAACTCCTCGTGACGGCGACGGTGGGGACGACGCCGTTCCCCCACGGCGAGGAACCCGAGGCGATTGACGGCGTCGAGATCGAACCGCTCCGGGGCTGGGTGCTCACGCAGCCGTACAACCTCACCGGCCATCCGGCGGCCTCGATTCCGGCCGGCTCCGTCGACGGGCTCCCCGTCGGGATGCAGATCGCAGGCCGGCGACACGCCGACGATGAGGTTATCGCCGCCAGTGCCGCCCTCGAGCGCCAGCGGCCGTGGCGCGACGAGTATCCCGAGTGA
- a CDS encoding anthranilate phosphoribosyltransferase, with protein sequence MAQATQEFGEWPLKRLMTEVVGSGPKSADDMNREQAREAFQRILAGEPDATTLGAFWLANRWKRNNPEELAAYTDVMREESVVTAEPDCDPVDCGANYDGKHSSAVLGVGAGIVAAAAGTPIVVHSGDRVPTQKATAYKHVLEELGIQTELEPAESADMVDETGFGFYYQPTFNPGIQDLYDRRDEMGVRTFVNTIETVANPANADVHLGSFYHLTFAKKMTDLMEASAQLDYSRAIFFQGMEGYDDIRPGYTKVAEWDEGEELADYEIETAEYGMAMENEDLEVDDVTADSASITEAVLAGDREDHFADAIALNGAFRMYARQDVDSLEDGLERAREVISDGSAEAVVEDLRAF encoded by the coding sequence ATGGCGCAGGCAACTCAGGAATTCGGCGAATGGCCGTTGAAACGCCTGATGACGGAGGTCGTCGGCTCGGGCCCAAAATCGGCCGACGACATGAACCGTGAGCAGGCCCGCGAGGCCTTCCAGCGGATTCTGGCCGGCGAACCCGACGCGACCACGCTCGGTGCGTTCTGGCTGGCCAACCGCTGGAAGCGCAACAACCCCGAGGAGCTGGCGGCCTACACCGACGTGATGCGCGAGGAGTCGGTCGTCACCGCCGAGCCGGACTGCGATCCGGTCGACTGCGGCGCGAACTACGACGGCAAGCATAGTTCGGCCGTCCTCGGCGTCGGTGCCGGTATCGTCGCCGCCGCAGCAGGGACGCCGATCGTCGTCCACTCGGGCGACCGCGTTCCGACGCAGAAGGCAACGGCGTACAAACACGTCCTCGAGGAACTCGGCATTCAGACGGAACTCGAGCCTGCGGAGAGCGCGGACATGGTCGACGAGACCGGCTTCGGCTTCTACTACCAGCCCACGTTCAACCCCGGGATTCAGGACCTCTACGACCGGCGCGATGAGATGGGCGTTCGAACGTTCGTCAACACGATCGAAACCGTTGCCAACCCCGCGAACGCCGACGTCCACCTGGGCTCGTTCTACCATCTCACCTTCGCGAAGAAGATGACCGATCTCATGGAAGCGAGCGCGCAACTCGACTACTCCCGCGCCATCTTCTTCCAGGGGATGGAGGGCTACGACGACATCCGTCCCGGTTACACGAAGGTGGCCGAGTGGGACGAGGGCGAGGAGTTAGCGGACTACGAGATCGAGACCGCCGAGTACGGCATGGCGATGGAAAACGAGGACCTCGAGGTCGACGACGTGACCGCCGACTCCGCCTCGATCACCGAGGCAGTGCTGGCCGGCGACCGCGAGGACCACTTCGCCGACGCCATCGCCCTCAACGGTGCGTTCCGGATGTACGCCCGTCAGGACGTCGACAGTCTCGAGGACGGCCTCGAGCGGGCCCGCGAGGTCATTTCGGACGGCAGCGCGGAAGCCGTGGTTGAGGACCTCCGAGCGTTCTGA
- a CDS encoding 3-hydroxyacyl-CoA dehydrogenase family protein, with translation MARESAAVVGGGIMGAGIAQVLARNGYEVTVREINEELAEEARERLISGNYGLEDAVEGGYLSEDEKAEVLERVTFTTDLDEATNGTEFVIEAVTEDLAIKGQVFRDLDEVTDEQPLYSNTSGFSVTSIANGVSDPSRVAVTHFFNPVPVMSMVEIVQAPQTDEAVIERAEELVEELGKTSVTIDDAPGSYGFLANRCHAAMREEAQKIVDEGIATEAQVDKALEEGYNLPVGPFSLRGIGEEWD, from the coding sequence ATGGCACGAGAAAGTGCTGCCGTCGTCGGCGGCGGCATCATGGGTGCTGGTATCGCACAGGTACTCGCACGGAACGGCTACGAGGTGACCGTCCGCGAGATCAACGAGGAACTGGCCGAAGAGGCCCGCGAACGACTCATATCGGGCAACTATGGCCTCGAGGACGCCGTCGAGGGAGGCTATCTCTCCGAGGACGAGAAAGCGGAGGTCCTCGAGCGGGTGACGTTCACGACGGACCTCGACGAGGCGACGAACGGGACCGAGTTCGTTATCGAGGCCGTCACGGAGGATCTCGCGATCAAGGGCCAGGTCTTCCGCGACTTAGACGAGGTGACGGACGAGCAGCCGCTGTACTCGAACACCAGCGGCTTTTCGGTGACGTCGATCGCAAACGGCGTCTCCGACCCCTCGCGCGTCGCCGTCACGCACTTCTTCAATCCGGTCCCAGTGATGTCGATGGTCGAGATCGTCCAGGCCCCACAGACCGACGAGGCCGTCATCGAGCGGGCAGAGGAACTCGTCGAAGAACTTGGGAAGACCAGCGTCACCATCGACGATGCTCCAGGCTCCTACGGCTTCCTTGCCAACCGCTGTCACGCGGCGATGCGCGAGGAGGCCCAGAAAATCGTCGATGAGGGCATCGCGACGGAAGCGCAGGTCGACAAAGCGCTCGAGGAGGGGTACAACCTCCCAGTCGGCCCGTTCTCGCTGCGCGGCATCGGCGAAGAGTGGGACTGA
- a CDS encoding enoyl-CoA hydratase/isomerase family protein, with product MDDSLDTVSVSFDEERGIGTLTMNRPDALNALNEQLRDDIIAGLELLEERNEESDGVALRAVVLEGAGEKAFCAGADIGGFSAESAGGSSARSHYDFIRDFPAPVIAKIDGYCLGGGLETALACDFRLASEGSTFGFPEVNLGILPGAGGVQYVTKLAGPAVAKELAMTGEHISAARADEEGIVNHVYADGEFEAEVDAFVTDLAGQAPLAIQAIKQSADMAVHSGLEEGLEYDRQLFEGLLQTEDHAEGAAAFSEDREPEFEGK from the coding sequence ATGGACGACTCACTGGACACCGTCTCGGTATCGTTCGACGAGGAACGCGGCATCGGCACGCTCACGATGAACCGCCCGGACGCGTTGAACGCACTGAACGAGCAGCTCAGGGACGACATCATCGCGGGGCTCGAACTGCTCGAGGAGCGAAACGAGGAGAGCGACGGCGTCGCCCTACGAGCCGTCGTGCTCGAGGGGGCCGGCGAGAAGGCCTTCTGTGCGGGTGCGGATATCGGTGGCTTCTCCGCGGAGTCGGCCGGTGGCTCCTCGGCCCGCTCGCACTACGATTTCATCCGGGACTTCCCCGCCCCCGTCATCGCGAAGATCGACGGCTACTGTCTCGGCGGCGGCCTCGAGACCGCGCTAGCCTGTGATTTCCGGCTAGCCAGCGAGGGCTCGACGTTCGGCTTCCCCGAAGTGAACCTCGGCATCCTCCCCGGTGCCGGCGGCGTCCAGTACGTCACGAAGCTGGCCGGTCCCGCCGTCGCGAAGGAACTGGCGATGACCGGCGAACACATCTCGGCTGCGCGAGCGGACGAAGAGGGAATCGTCAACCACGTCTACGCCGACGGTGAGTTCGAGGCAGAAGTCGACGCGTTCGTCACCGATCTGGCCGGCCAGGCACCGCTAGCGATTCAGGCGATCAAGCAGTCCGCAGATATGGCGGTTCACTCCGGGCTCGAGGAGGGGCTGGAATACGACCGCCAACTCTTCGAAGGGCTCCTCCAGACTGAGGACCACGCTGAGGGCGCGGCGGCGTTCTCCGAGGACCGCGAGCCCGAGTTCGAAGGGAAGTAA